From the Diachasmimorpha longicaudata isolate KC_UGA_2023 chromosome 15, iyDiaLong2, whole genome shotgun sequence genome, the window gatcattccgaagaaaatactacacctccacagagagattttgattggataaataattttgatcttgagttattccgtgattttgccattgaaaataattttgatggagatttattcgaaaatttcaattctgagctctttgatattcaatgtggtggtgaTGAAAATGTGGTGAGTGACCCTAAGGCTTTGGAAGCTattgaagagtttaatctagatttactagatcaaCTGAATGGTAAGTATCCGGCTTCATACCgtttataataccgagaaaaaattttaggcatatttttttattgaaaaatactaaactcGATTTCAGATCAGcaaaatggccgcgaagaagagattgaaaatctattgccggccttaaggacaatacgacgatcacgtcagagacttccacgtttcaaactcgacacacatgtgatggagtttgcaatcaaccctttacctgaaagtcgtgaccctgccgactgggttgaagaagcttttcgtgatgtctataataaaattattgaggctggaggacgtagtatgaatcgaatgtgccttacattcaattttgcaaatatgcaaagtgacaatgcctggataagtccacgtgcgatcaaaggatatgagtttcaagatctatggaatcttgtcagctctatcgcgcagagcgcaaacggtttcggatgtgccgatacgttttggatcaaacttcacgtggctgaagccccggtaggtcaaggttttcttgaaaacgacatgaaaagagggcttagtagaaaatgtatccttcatatttcgaatgaagatagCTTGTGCctagcccgatcacttgttgtggccaaagcacatgcagaaaaattgaaaaccagagcggataagggcaagatccacgaggtatggcaggcCATCCGGCAATGCAGGGGAAGAATGCAACGTGAGGAGGCCAAAAGACTAACTCAaagggcaggagtcattgctcctgacgagggctgtggtctacaggaagttgctcaatatcagcgatacttggctgaagaaggatgcgTTATCAAGGTttattccctcatgagaaacggaaaagatcgCCCTATactctacgatggtacacctgaattgattagcagaaagatggccgtcctatataccttaccgattgtgtattatccaGAAGAGAACCACTAcgagccaatccaaaatttaccttcattctttggcgtgaagtattattgcgagcattgtaacaaaccttacactacgcaacgacatgtttgtgataagacttgtgataggtgtttgaagaatcctccgtgcgactctacgattgttgataaaatagtgtgtgacgattgtaatcgagaATTTCACGGTcaattgtgcttcgatcaacataagaagccaggatctttcagcggaaataactCCACCGTCTGTGGCTACATAAAATTGTGTGgacaatgtaatacgaaaattgatcatcgcaaaactcagaatcatgtatgtcataaatattattgcaacgtatgtcaaaaggacgaagatatttctcatctctgctatatgcccaccttaaagagcaagaaaaaattgactttgaaacgcgtggcgttttttttctacgactttgaaaccagacaggatgagcttctgcaaggaactTCTGACGTTAACGTACACGTTCCTAATCTTTGTGTTCCAcaaactgtgtgtgatcgttgtgcagatatgaacgacgatgagattgtgaacgccaacgataatcaaGGAAATCCATGTGGCGTttgtaaacatcgggaaaatgttttcgatggtgaggatcctgtgcgaggatttgttgattacatcacgtcgatgggtaagacgtaCAAAAAAGTAGTTTGCATTGCACATAACGCtaaaggctatgattcacaattcgttttgagagacgtcatgaaacgcattaacagCCAAATTAAAGCAATAATTAACGGAtcaaacattatcttgatggattttggggataataaatttatagataggttaaattattttcacatggctcttgcaagtttgcctaaagcttttggattggggaatatagcgaaaggctattttccacattttttcaatacaaaagacaatcaaaactacgtagggcctatacctgatagaaaatattacggtgctgacactatgggtgtacaagatcgtgaaaaattcttatcgtgGTATAATGACCGCGtcaaagaaaattatgaatttgattttcgtaaagaaattcttcattattgcagacttgatgttacaattttgagacgagcctgtattgaatttcgaaaactgattatgaatgctggaaatgtctgtcgTTTTACAAAGTGTGTAACGATTActtctacatgcatgcgtatttttcaaacaaatttcttaaaagacaagcagataggcattataccgcagggaggatatcggttagggaaagcgcagtcgaaaatcgcaattgaatggctcttgtggcgcgaacattgcgagaatcatcgaataatacatgccggacAAACTCGTGAGCACAGAACATCAtcaggcctgcgtctagatggtttttgggaggataccgcgaataataataagaaatatgcatatcagttccacggatgttattggcacggatgcccacggtgtttcaaattcaatagagatgaagagttaagtcacaaggatacactagagagtcgatatgagagaacaggggcgattacacgggaattgcgacactcgggttatgaagtcgttaAAATGTGGGAattgcgattttattcgtgaaaaaaaGACAGGTCGTGcgttggcgaattttgtagaaaacgttgatcagcagaTGTTTATAGCCCTGGATCCACGCGATGCATTTTTTGcgggacgaacaggaaataccgtaacacattatgatgtaaaagataatgaaaaaattcgctatgttgacgtttgttcgttatacccatacgttttaaacacagggattttcccgattggacatcccactgtccatgtggggcgtgattgcCAGCTTATATGTCCAAATAAcaatatttcgcggatagaaggtcttGTAAAttgtcgcgttttaccccctcgtcaattatttcaccctgttttaccagtaaaagcccatggaaagttactgttccctctctgtcgatcatgctgcgatgatcttgtacaagacaattgcccccatgatgatcccgctgatcgcgaatttttgggaacttgggtcgctccagaacttcgtaaagccgtagaaatggggtataaaatattagaaatcagtgagctttgggagtataagagaactacgcgttataatcctgtgacgcgaacaggCGGATTATTTGCCGgatacattaacacttttttgaaaataaaacaagaggcttcggattggcctgctgagtgtgtagatgatgaatcaaagaatagatatattgctgaatatgaggcgcgagaaggtataaaacttgacaaagataaaagattcaaaagaatgccggattaagagcagtagcaaaactttgttcaaactgtctctggggtaaatttggggagagggagaacttgacaaaaaaagctattattcgaacacatgaggaatttgcaaatataatgtttaatcctgaaattgaagtaacaggacgtgttcctgtcgataacgacactctcttcatgtcctggaaacatttaaacgaagccgcggaaatgtccactaaggctaatgtcgttattgcggcttatacaaccgctcacgcgcgtctaaagttatattcttatctagaaaaacaacaagaacgtgttttatattatgatacagattcggtcATTTACGTtagcgatggatcaaatgaattaccgctagggaattttctaggggatttgaccgacgaagtagagggctacggagaaggaagtttcattacttcttttgtctctggggggcctaaattttacacttatcgcgtaaaaaaaccggacggcagtatcgcggaagttagtaaaataaaaggggttagactgtattatgaatcgcgtaaacaaattcattacgactcgattcgcgcgctcgttgtcgacaaagcagatccctaccagatcgactatcatggtattcggcggacagtgtatcatgacgtcatcacgaaacctgagagtaagatcgtacgtgcgacaggcccaaaacggcggcttaatggttttgcgactctgccctatggtttcaaaaaaccgcgatttaaccgctgctagttggcgcgcactgtttttttttaaattaagtattttatcaatttagattgattgcagtagttttgtataatattgttatgcactaaaaacgtttgtaggctttcattatttaataattaaataaacaatttaatgagtatgGGCTATCCCGCCACtcgattaatattttattgtagcctcgaatagttattatcattggatagggaatcgttaGTAGATGATAAATAAccaaattccatatttttaagtttatttgttcactagatattcattattttaaaaatgggccctacagtgtttacatttgcgcagagcctcctggtgtcaggaggcggccctacgtttttaccgacactgtAGAATTCTGGGAATCTACGTTTCTGGGAGAGGTTACCGATTCTCCgggggcgccaccgtcagTTTTGACAGACGGGTTTttagccgttcgtatttcgaattgaaatacgaagtttcaaaaacccgcggcccgcgaaaatgaaaattagctgtaagaaaaatatatgttatagaaagaaaaataaataaataaataaataaaaattaaaaagtctTCCGTTAAATTTTTCCCCGCCCAATtcttatataataataattaaaaaaaaaaagaactaaacattaaaaaaaaaaggaacacaaatatttatttttagaaaattatttattaaaaaacttagaagtaaattacattatttctaatttatatatttttttcttttttttctctttttttgatTCTTAttttaaacttaaaactaagggaaGGGATAATACAAAACGGACAAAGGaatccaaaaatttatttaaaaatttatttatttaaaaaaaacttacaactaaaatacaaattttttaatattgaaattgaatgaacaaatttttttttttcatttgttttccCTAAGTCTCTGTTGTAATTTAAAACTAAGGGAATtaaatgaagaagaaaatatttgttttaaaaaattttattttaaaaaaacctTAATtctatattataatttttttttatttattttttcaacttaaaattaaatggaaaggggggggggagtggcCTCAGTCCCACTGCTCCAAGTCCCAATTCTCCTGGATCAGGTCGGGCTGGGTGGGCTCGTCCCCGAAGAGGACCCTGAGCGCCCAGGCATCCTCCACGTCGTACAGGGCGAGCAGGTGCTACAAGGGCGACAGGGGGTGCATGTGCGAGCACCTGCTCGCCCTCGGCTTCCAGGCCACGCGCCTCGCGCCTCAGAGCGCGGATCCACCGCGCTCTCGGGGTGTCCGGGCCGACACCTCCCTCCCAGCGAGCTCCGGCCTgcaacaaaaaagaaaaaatacatcaatatgaaataattataggAAAATAAGGAGGGGAAGGGGTGTATTTTACATACTCTCACTTCGAGCGTCCGTTCTCGACTGACTCGAGATCTCCTAGGGCGGTTGCCTCCTAGTCTGAATATCTCAGCGGCGATAGGTCATTCCGTTACCCTATCCCACCTATCAACTCGACGGGATCACGGAGGGACCAGACTTTAAACACTGGTACTACATTTTACCCTAGGCTACCCCGACATGGCCTATAGAGTCGCCCATCTGGAATCCCAGTACGTCGGGCCATTTTCCCCTAAACACAGCTGGGCGAGCTCTACTACGGCGAAAGTCTAGTAACGTCCTCCAGACTATCGAGTGCACGGTTTCACCCAACCGTACGCCTCTATGTCTTTCATTGGTTCGTGGTTCTCTATTCTTTCATCTCGGGTTTATTCAACCACTGTTAGATGTCTCCTCTCATATGATTATTCATTGAGATATCTCTTTAAGGGGATTTCAACCCGTAACGAGAAAATCTCGTTACAAATGATCCAtgctgagcatcttcaccctcgcgttccaggattaaattgatgactgatggagtgctgggaatgatctcgatcgatgaatccaattccatcatggtctcagggatgatatccttcgatgtgtggtccttggatcgatttttttctgattcgcgagctctaaattgtctttgtttttccttagctagttcgcgacgtttttcgcgggcgataaagtcggccttctttttttccgcgagttttaaacgtttttcggcagcctgtatttttttcagatcctttttcttatcaatataattcacttgattgaacacatcaaggttttttttctagcatattaatccacaactttttttcctctatactcacttgcacgatttcacttttttttttattattgactttcaggattttagagtcacgttgagtgctaccgggtgatttatggcccaatcgtctggttgagtttttcgccttCTTTTCAACCATTTGAAGGTCagagtcaatatttatgacaggacctgtcttggaaatctcatgtcgttggagtttcacttttttcactattttttcaattgattttttctcatcactgttatatttcactacacgatcactaattatcttaattccatttttattggcGTTGTTTCCacaatatttagattttttaggtttaaaagttccaggctgataacctgattgataactggattttggagatgagttcacttgacttgatgtcattttgacgtaaaaaacgcaaatgcagtaaaatgatctcactggggtccttgatgcatccctagtttagaggaggggctaagttttccacactttttgaaaatttggctTTGGTGGGAGGTGCTTTGAATAGCTGATGAGGAAGGGtgctcgagttttcctttttgttgccccccacttgttttgcatttgttggctattgaaaggaaaggtcaatgactggtccatttcctttcttgtggaccaatgtctcctcccccgcaggCTGATAATACTCTTCCTCACACACCCTAAAAAAGTGgtaccaatagagtttttcccccacgcctgctttgcataatcttgtgtgttctatgcagttgaaaaaaccatttgacttcgacattttatataataaaacatcactattatgcacaattgctttGGTAACCACGgccaaagtttttgcatttttcgcatatttcctttcatttaataaattcgcgattgcaatgcttctcaaggatggaggattatatctcatttgaaaattcgattcgatttctttattagattctgcaggttcttcattgtaacatactttaaaagtcgtacacatgtctatgccctcatcttgagagtgtaatttatccctgcgatatctgatatggattttattccatatttcactgagaaatttatatttacatacgcaagaaggatcaacaaggaaatcttccacttcgcattccaatcctgaccctatcgcgattttccgcgcttttgctggaatacacatgtcatcactatcttcactctctaggtaatcatcatctgtatatttatcaacacatacgcgtactcttttctggcgaaattgaggcttttgtcgtccctcatacgatttgcgatccgcgagatattttttaagggactctaaagggtaactttcaaagtttttagacatttttactattgcaatgtcttttaacgaatgacaacaaacgcgtcactcgatttaacaaaaaaaaatcggtataggaaggttccatggtaagagtgggggtaccgcgcaacatataaaaaccgcgaaagtggggcgcatgtgtgacgccgccgccgcagaactccctgcggtgggggataatgtttgacggttataggtctgtcatgTGCTTAGTGGGGATTCtgtcccctccactctcatacgtagcgctataaaacgcgggtgctcgcggtggattttattcagtcgtcccgatttcatccattcattttttcaacatggaaagtaccaaacaaaagggattcagtgatgctgaacagcatgtggtattgtctcaagttatatctttgaatagatcagagacaaaacaaattcgtgtcggcttaaaagttacgtgtttcggtcaattcgtcccggttgtgcaatttatgggcgtacgcccaaaacgcgccatattgtcaatgacacgagaagaatggaccctttttttcaacgatttggatgcCGTAACCGACTACTTTGACCCTGAAAAGTTTcacccaaagatcaaccacaatgtatctgcaaaggaatttgggaccataaacgtgaaattccaccgtAGTTTTGAAAACccctgcgtgacctttgttcgtaatgatgatgaaaatcagactcccataatgatgatgaggcagagcatcattacattgaaaaccaaggctgcatggattaatcagtggctggatttcttggagacattgcctctcaaggaatataagGAATCGATAGTACGATCAATTGCAGGCgttgctatgaattatatggaatacaatagaatgcctgccacggaggatctttatcatcgcatacgcgtaaatttcgaggaaatttatctcatggctcgcgatgatcttcgacgttcaataccccacgaaaatcttggatatttgtaccaattatttggagaattattccataattgttttaattatttggataaattcgcgggagggg encodes:
- the LOC135169795 gene encoding uncharacterized protein LOC135169795 — its product is MAGARWEGGVGPDTPRARWIRALRREARGLEAEGEQVLAHAPPVALVAPARPVRRGGCLGAQGPLRGRAHPARPDPGELGLGAVGLRPLPPPFPFNFKLKK